In the Hermetia illucens chromosome 1, iHerIll2.2.curated.20191125, whole genome shotgun sequence genome, TGTTATACTGGTTAAAATGCCTTTCTTCCTTTTAGGCGCCTGTTAATTCCCTAAACATTCCCTGTTGCTCGACTGGAGGACAATGACCTTGGGCTTTGGTgttacttgggtcgcctgtgacacttttGGGGCAGCTGGtttcggttattattattattccttaaGCCTTCTTTCTTGCTCTTGCGACCTATTATAAAGTACCCTGGTGACTCTCATCATATTCTTACTGGTTTGATGCATGCTTTGCTGGTCGCTGATCAATTCGGACAGCTTTACTGTTTTAGCTTGAAGCTGCAAGCTGGATCAGaactctgttctcggtgagtcttagCTGGATTGCTACTTTTACAAGCCCTTTTTCATTTACCGCTTACTAAActtccatgagctttctcttttaccATCTTTGGCATTGGAGGAGTTACCAGatatcccatcaggcgcgtaAATTTGTGTTAATGTACTTTTCTGAGTGTGCATGGAgatgtgtttgctcatctctggtacgTGGACCAAAACGGCTATGGAAACGATACCCAGAAAAGAAAACCAACATGGCAGAAGTGAGAAGCAGTAAGTAAcgacggcttttgggagtgagcaagcgggctcccgaccCTCGATATTCCTCGACCGTAGTGCCTGGCCAACCTGGcatttaatgctacaagtgCTGTAGATTTTAAGAagaaggtgttcaaacgaagcaaaaCACTGCCAAGAACAACAAccaaggcaaagaatgatgggctggcGATAGAAGTCGATTCTGACACTCACCGCATCTGCTCAAGAAGTGCTCCCATGATAAGGAAATAGAGCCAATCAGGAGAAACTCATCAATTTTAagatctctgtctgtctgtcgcacgcacttttctcagaaacggttacacccaTTGATACTGTAGAAAGGTTGGCACAGTAAGCCCCacacatgcggtgaattacatcGCCATTCCTGAATACGTAAAagaagggtgtaattttttgttcaccgaatatagctaacgggggtatcaaacgaaaggtatcGACTAGTATTTCCTACTTCcataaaagatcaacaaaacattccatacctgaagcttgCGGTTCCTAACTCTTTCGGCCCGTCACCTTATATAACATTTTCGCCCTGGCTTCATATAATTTGAACCGTATTAGAGTTGATGACTACTTATATTCCCAAGTAAGGAGGATTTCCCAAGTAATGATATAAATTATAGGTCCAGTAGACCGGCCAATCTTAGTATAATTGGGCACAGCAGGGAGTATATAACTGGCGTACATACATGGGTTACGGATTTCAACTTCGACAATCTAGAGCAAGATCGTTGAATCCAATTCATAGAAATCATACCTGTAGCCGAGAACAACCTTACTCCCTTGGACTATtggatttttaatttataacatttatattttgttttttctttacagATGACATGGACGAAaagtttgtataaaataaagGTGGACAGAATTACACTGACGTGATGATAGATGTACTAAGACAATACCTTCTTAtctaaggaaaaagaagaaaattcaaatgaaaatggacTTCCATGATCATATACCATGATATAATAAGGAGCTGCATAAGGTGGTACAATCACGTACTGCACTACAACCTCACGAATTGGAAAGCTTAGAGCATTCAGTGAagaataaataatttcattagcAATAAATCATGGCGGTCTCTAGGAAATTATGGATTCTAATAAATCTAAATTTTTACGCGTGCTTTGCAATTGGATTGCAAGGGATAGCAACGTGGATGTAAGTATTTAAACATTTTACTTTTAATAAAGTGGAAGCTTGCAATTACGGGTCTTCCCAATTTaaggaaaattgaattctcCATCCCGGGGATATTTTCTGGGGGTTGGTTGTTCCATCTGtttgaaattatcaacgttATATCCACCTAGACTATAAAATACTTCAGGCAGCCAAATGGCTTGCTTTTCAATATCTGCTCCGGTTGTGAACTCCAAAATTTTTACTATCCATAAAACTCCACTTCACTGACTTACTCAGCAGCTTGGATTCTTTATGAGTTTTCCCAGTATTGCTGCTAACTAATTCCAAGCGGATTACAGATGAAGCAGTATCAAATGAACAATTCGATACACTCAATAACGTAGGATTATTTACGGATCTGTGCCACGTGCTTATTAGATTGTGGGGAAGAGCGGGTATGATTTTATAAGTTTATGCTATTGAAAGAGAGCTTGGCCCGCAAGCACGGCTCCCATCTTTTCTCCCACATTAAAATGGGTAACATTAATCTCCAAAGATAATTGAATGCTGGCGTGAAAACGTTCAATGCAGCTAATTAGTCAATATCAGACTGAATGCAATTTACATTTAAATGAATAAACGTGATGTGATCTCTTATCGGGATGGTGGTGCTGCGTCATGGCAACATTACGAGTGCATTCTCTGCAATGTGACCGTACATTGGTTGGGAGATTGAAGGTTAATGCATTCAAAAAGGGTGTCGGATTTAGCTAGAATAACAAATTACAGTTAGCTCAGATGATAATGGTAATGTGACCTGCTGGTATGCGATAAAGTTAATGCACAAAACAAACGAACTCATCTTTATAGGGTTGGGGAAGTGGGGGTTCGAGGCACACTACTTCCTGTGATGTTGAACATAAACCTCAAAAGCGTATCATCAAATTTACTTGACACTTCTGTAAGCAAGTGGGTCCAATTTCTAAGGTTATATTCTAATAAAAGTGGTGATAGCAATAGCACCTGCTGTCGTAGACGATACACCATTTAAAATACAAATTTTCAGAAGGATTCTTGGGCATAAACTCTTAATAACTGCTGCAACTTAACTTGTTAGCTGTCCTACtataaatgattttttcagacaCTTTGTGGCTCCAAACAATCCAGCAACTCCAAATAACGTCAAAATACTACTTTAAGATTACTGAAAAGGAGCGGGagataacaataataacaatgtCTATGGATACCCTATACTGCACAAATGAGTGGATAGCAGGCATATATAAAAACAATGTTAGAAGGCGTCCATTTCGGGCCTTAGTCTTCAGGATGCCCTTCCTCTAAGCATCTCCATTCATCGTTCGTGTCTTCCAATTTCGTAATCCGTTTGTTTTCACAAACAAAATCTGCCTAGTGCTTCAAGGGTGTCTCAATGGTCTTCCTTATTTTGTTCTCGCTTCGAATAGTCTATAGGGTATCTGAATGTCGTCTGCGCTTTGAACGTGATCAGTCCATTACAACTTCCGAAGTTTGATTACTTTGGAGACCTTATGGTCGACAAATATTTGCTACAGCTTATAGTTATATCTGATTCACCTTTcgtttagctcctattattctcctcaggacCCTCCTCAGACcagttttttggaaatttgtgtTAGGGTCCATGCTTTACATACGTACCATAGCGCAAGTTTTATGATATTATCTGTTTTGGAGCTATTTGGAGCTTTGTTTTCTTGTGTATGCAGCTGGATTTTAAAATCGGTAGGACCGAGTAGAAGGCTCTGTTTGGGAGCTAAATTCGGAGTTTTTTATCATCCAATTTATTTCCATCTTACGCCAGTTGTTTATCTAAGTATATAAAGTTGTCTGTCTACATTTGTCAAGTTATACTCGTCAATTATTATATTTGTCTGGTGGGCGGCATTTTTTTGTTTGCGTCATAATTTGTCTTGTTTCATAAACCAGTTCTATTTGCTGGTTTGTCgaggtttataaaaatctcttTCGCTGACGAGAAAGATCGCGCGAAGATGGTCATATTGTCCACATATTCGACGATTTGGCAAGCCTTATAGAGCAACGTGCCTTGTGTGTCCATAGGTAACTTTTGTATAACTTGCTCCAGTGCCAGAGTGAACAGTAAAGGTGCTAGCCCACCTCCTTGCTTTAGTCCGACGTTTGTCACAAACTCATCTTTCAGGCTATTACTGACTCTGTTCTGCGCTGTTGAGTCAGATATTGTCATTATGTTGTtgttttgttggtattcattTATCAAAGAAGGTGTCGGTATTTATGAAAAACTCATATTTCTCAATCAATTATCCGCGGATGCTCCCCTTTTATAGTTTAAATGTgtgatgtggataaaatccggctcaataggctgcggtgggcggcgGGCACTTAATGATGATCcaccccgaaaagtctataagcgcaatatctatggtagaaaaagaaaccgtggcagaccttgcctgagatggaacgatcgtgtaagccaggacgccagccagcttttagggatatcaaattggtgaacctcggcgcaaaaccaggatgcctAGTGTTTTTTGGGAAGACTCACTAGGAAAATTTCTTATCCCATAGGTTGTCCAAAATGTTACACAATTATATCGACAATAAACTCCTCGTCGTCGAGTTGTCAGATATGCTTCGGGAATAATTTGCTTCAGGAGAAGCTTTCCGAAGCAAAGTCCAGCGTTTTATTATCAAAGATTCAAGATCTTATCTACATCAATCAGGCACTTTATAATAAAGCCTTCAGATCTTTAGCCTTTAGTTTTTGATCTTATACAAAAAATATATCCACTTGTCCTCAATTGATGCAACTTTCAATATCAAACATATTATAAGAAGTAAGCGGGATTTGATTACATAATCCAATGCTGCTGCAATGCTTTTACTACTTATTGTTCTCGTCTCCAAAGGCCGCTAGAAATTGATAGCCGAGCAACGCATTATTACAGTCATCGCTAAATTAGAAGAAATTGCAGGGGGAAGCAAGACGACGCTGTAGCGCCAATTTTAAAGACAGCAATTGCGAATGAAACCGCTTGAATGCTTATTGCTGGGAGAAAGGCTTTGCTATTATAACATCACACATTCGCAAAATGCGAACAACAATGCAGATAGTCCTTCGTGGTAAGGAAACCACTCCCGTGGCCCTTCAACCTGCAGGCGGAATGGTTCTGGAAAGTCGCATCGGATAAAAGAATCGGATCTAGTTTCCTCATTGTCACGGGTGCTGGTATGTCAGTATTCCCTCTAGTACTGGCACTAAATTCCACTCAAATGGAGAATTATGGGCACTTATGGAGATAGGCAGGTTATGCTTAGATTTCGCTGTAAACTCGATTTCTATGTGGCAGATGTAGAGTATCTTTCTGACTATTTTGTCTAGGCGAGCAGATTTATTGGCAGAATAAAATCTATCTCTGTAGGTGCAGTTTTGATCAATTACCATGATCCAGTCATCCCACTATCTTCTTGATGTTGAAGTCCTATTCAGTGGATCGGACGAGTTGAGTGGAGGTGGGTTTCACTAGATCTATACGACACGTTCATGAATAACACAGCAGGTATGAAAGCAAACTTCAGTTAAGCTGCAATAACTGATTAAATTGAATTCCATgattttccaattatttttcCAGTCTTATGTTTTATCCACTTAAGAAAACGCGATATGTCTGAACGCTGTCGGAGGATATCCTGAATTCAAGCCATGTCACCCTCTTTGTCCTGTTCGAGTTCCAAGCTACAACGGTCGCACTATGCATGAAGGCGCTGACTTTTCAGTTATATATTGCTCCAGGTGGTGTCAGCGACAGCATCGCCAACCCTTCCGTAATGTTCTCAAATGGCTTCAAGAATCAGGAATTCATAGCAACGTAGCCAATACGTACCCATAAATTATTTCAGTCACGAGATTGACGAATACAGTCAAAACTCACAGGTGCGGGAAACCAGTTGCCATATATCAATTTTGAAGTTTTTATGCAATGGTCGAGTTGACTAAACGCTCGATCTCATTACCCCGGGTCAGATTTTGGTTTGTGATGGGTGTCTGCGTTTTTCTTTATGCTGTCCCGCTACTGTGGAAATCCTGAACCTGGTCAAACTTCCTGTAAAGTTCGGTTGCCCATTTAAGGGCGTACATAGTTCTCGCACTTCATAACGTCTGCTCGGACGAAGCCATGAACACGTCTTCTAGCAAGTGAACGGTGACACTGTTGTTTTTCTCGGAATAGTCCAGTGAGACACAAAGATCTTAAAGTTACTGACAATTTAGAGCCATATTTGAAAGTATTTAGAGTCGTACCGCATATGCCTTTTCACGCCTCTGCTCCATCAACATTTCTGCCTTTCTTCCAGTGGATGAATCGTCATTGTTCAGCTTAAAAACAAGGAGATACGAGAAATTTTAGATACAATCTCTCTTCCACTctcgtacctaaaaattgtggtttacaAAAAAATGGACTATTTTGGTTAAACAACTACCCATCTCCGCAAATCTGGCGAAACTCGTCCTCAACATGGTCAATGGCTTTTTATATCCGAATGGTCCATCAACAAAGATATCCACCCCTATGAATTTTGTCCAAAGTATCAATGAATGGATTCAGTGGTATTTAGTtaaagttagtttagttaaattccTAGGCACACCAAGCTTTCGCACGAGCACATCTATGTACCAGGTATATGCTTTGGACGTGATCACATCGACATTGTCGGTCATATGAAACGATCGCAAGGGTTTGCCAGTGTTTGAATGGCGCCTAATGCTCATAGATGCAGTGACCGAGCATTGCAATAAGATGCTTTACTCTTTAAATGTCTTAGTCGTCTAATGGGCTACATGGGCAACTGCATCCCAATCCCATTTAAATTCCACTTTTATAGTTTGGGATGGTACTGTTCTCTAAAAGCGCCCATCATATGTCCTAACAAGGATCTTTATAGAATCAGTATCCCTGCAACTGTGGTTTTTCTCCTCGGATCACCTTCAAACATGTCAGAGCATTAGTTGCATAGTTGGTCTGGTGATCAGAAAGATTTTTCTGAAAGTATCTCATGTGAGTCTCTaacttttttcttgaaattgcGCTAAGTGAGTTCAACACCCATAGACTTCCATTGCATGAGTATTTGGTTGAGCGATTGGCAGTTTGTTCCCTTGCTGAAGCTGTTGGAACTACCGTCCGAGGAACTATTTTCAGTCGTTACGCGTATTTCGGATCATGTTTTACCTTTAATGCATTTTAGGATGACTTGGGTGAAACAAGAGTTATATCCACTCATCATTGCACCAGACAACGATGGCTGGTTCAGGTTCATTCACACCTCAAAATCAGACTGAATTCAAGTAAACAGTGGAAATTattttgtaatttgaaattatttgggTTCACCTTTATCGCCCTTCCGCAAATATCGATTTAAGGTCGACATCTATtgaccagacagcttttagggatatcaaattggtgaacctcggcgcaaaaccaggatgcctAGTGTTTTTTGGGAAGACTCACTAGGAAAATTTCTTATCCCATAGGTTGTCCAAAATGTTACACAATTATATCGACAATAAACTCCTCGTCGTCGAGTTGTCAGATATGCTTCGGGAATAATTTGCTTCAGGAGAAGCTTTCCGAAGCAAAGTCCAGCGTTTTATTATCAAAGATTCAAGATCTTATCTACATCAATCAGGCACTTTATAATAAAGCCTTCAGATCTTTAGCCTTTAGTTTTTGATCTTATACAAAAAATATATCCACTTGTCCTCAATTGATGCAACTTTCAATATCAAACATATTATAAGAAGTAAGCGGGATTTGATTACATAATCCAATGCTGCGACATCGGAGCGCACATTACACTATGCCGTGTGCGCTTTTATAAATAGTTTCAATTTTTACGCATATATTGACTACGTTTGACAAGCTTGTTTTACTTTTGGTTGCCTCCCCCTCCGGAAATTAAGGTCCTTcaaagagagagaaaaaaataaaatacgcAAAATACATTTTGAACATTCTTTCATATAAATGTCACTAATGTTTCGCGAGATATCGAGCTTGGACCACCCTCAGCCGAAGAAACATTAcccattattatttttgtaaatCTGAATAATTCTAATTTATGTAAGTTTTTCAACACCATCAATGTTTTATCCATCAATGCGGACAGGAAGATGATCTTGGTCTTATAAATTAACCTATAAGCTACTCTTTTCTCCTTCAAGATCCtcagccatttggccaaaaagTCGACTTTTAAGTTGCGCATGTTTGCTTGTTGGGACAGTCTTTATTTTAAGTTCTTTAAGCGCATTACTGATCCTGGGTAACAACGGAAGTGTATGTAATTCTCGATCTTACTGTTGTCTTGTCATTGATGCCTAGTAACGAcgtcaatggtttcctgttatTGACAGCCTGctttcaaggttttgtataaaacaaaaccttattaaaatcgattccctgtttgtctgtctgtcacacgcacttttctccaaagcgactaaaccgatccgaacgaaatttggtgaatagatgggaactatgaaatcccatgcatacagcgagtCACATAAatgtaggtggagtttaaagggggctctccatacatgtaaaaggggaatttacatttttttttcaccggatatagtcgtgtagggtatcaaatgaaaggttcagTTAGTACTCTCCGATTCTGATATTAgctttggcgtgaattgcaaagtgcgtgagcaaggagtcaaaatgtacacacttaaagtgagacaggactcattttcaaaaactacccaaaccaaaaatccgAACAAAACCAGAAAAGTGaacttaaatgaaatctaggcctcaaaatatgtcccattccgatacttgttcaaataaacttactaatagtatattactaacttttagaaattgactgaaaacccccttaaattcatcctagcactaccaaattttgcaccagcatagacgaccatatttcgcatacacatgccaaattttatctggccattaacgccaaagttatagcagtttaaacttaacaatttcgcgcgaatttactccttttgaagccatgcgaataagatgctgacgtcataattaacgagtataattgacattcgaaaatTGCATTCATTCCATTCATCTACTTCTACTTATTAAaagcggtttactgtctgtctgcctgtctgtccgtcacacgaatttttcttggagacggttgcagcgattgacaccaaatttggtagcaaggtggggagtgtgaacgctcaggcatatagtgagttacatccttttacgccgaATTAAAGGGGGggagtctccatacatgcaaaaggagggtgtaatttttttttcagcaaatatgtcatgtggggtatcaaattaaaggtctcggttagtatttttcgaagccggtcttagttttgacatttgttggaaaggtggggagtgcggggtttGAAAGtgctcatttctttaatgggccCATTCTCtggaactacccaaccaaaaaatctgaaaaaaatccggaggctgccactatatggtacctaggctccgaaataccttcgatatcgatatcctttcaaataaagttaataatagtatattattataattttttgttattggctgcaaaacccctacTCCCATTTTAGCCCTACGAAAttgcagcgatgtaggctataacatagagcatgatgctaccaaatttggtgcaaatcacactattactaataatattataataggtcaaagttgccgtttctttgcaaattcaagactataaaagttaatatcatccgaaagtggatagtctcacataatatgtgcatatattacgtgctccgtactaatgggacaaatgcacactcaaatgcctttatataagaaatacacaaaacctttcatatctgaagcgtccagcttccggtttcccgacttgtttgctacATATAGCTTTTTTGCATGATATCGTGACACCTGCCCTtggttatttataataattgCAGATCCGAACTATTGCTGCAGTGGTATCTTATCAGACGAAAGCCAGGTAAGTGCTTCAGCGGGTATTGTAGACGTTACCAAAGTTCATGTTCCGATTGCGAAAGGTTTATTTCTAACATGGCTGGGTTGGTTGACTTTGCTTAGTTAGAATAGGATAGTGTGGAAACTGGTTGACATCatctttattgcaaaactaGTATCTTCGGCCGATAAAGTCGCACCTCAGCTATTtcataaatgaataaaatttatCATTGAAGTTTTATCCTCTGCGAATCTTTGACTGCAGCTGATCTTCGTATCTCCATGCATAAACAAAAAGCTAATGGCTTTAATACCAATTAAAATAGATAGCACATGCCACGTCGTCTAAGACTATCGTTCACGTACTTACCTTTGCTGTTTGCTCTCAGTTTGCGAACACCCACACCGCACATACCCTGGAAGTCACGAACCTTTCGCGTGAGCCGCAACATTTTGTTATTCTCCGTAAGCGAATTTCATCTCTCATTAATTAATACGTTTTCAGATTACATTCAAACGCTTTCCACAAAGCATTCCCTTACACAACACACAATTCCCTCCGTCGTGTAAAAACATCAATATAACAATGCATTTTAAAGCAGTATGGAAGATGGAGGGTAGGAGTATGAGGCTCTTTGTGGGATTTGCTTTGTATCTATGTAACAGCTTGCTCGTATCTAATAATTAAACTGTACAAAGTTGAGGAACTGATACCATCTGTGCAGTGATGGATACAAGCGCTTAAGCTTCTTAGAGTTGGCCCCAGACGTATACATTAAGTAGGATTAATGAATAAATTAAAGTTGCCCAAAATATCAAAGTAattgattaaaatttaaaattcatttcattaaTGCAACTTTTTGGCTTTGCTCCGTTGCCACCTTTTGCAGATGCCTGGGCTTAAAGTCacctttcatcgaatttaaagcggaGATTGAGGCGCTTTCGAATACGAGTATTTTACTGAATATTACGAAGGACGAACAGTTTCTGATGCACGAGCAGGGGCTGAGGAAGTTGGGGACATTCATACGGCCTGTTGACATCAGAAACAGTACAACGGGGTTTGTGAAGTCGAACTTCACAAAAACGGTCCCGGTTAGCAACAGGAAACGCGATGGGGTGACTTCGAATCCCATTGCCGAAGAAATGGACCAGAAAAATATCGAATTGATAGATGACGGTACGgacgatgagttgcttaatgCGATGAATAGGGACATGAAGTTCATAGTACCAATGGCTTTGAAGAATCCAGCGCAAGAAGTGAAAAAGGAAGCTCGCACAGAGTTTTCAACAAATATTGATGATCTGAAGAATCATATTCTGAAGCTACAGAACTTGACTAAAGCAAATAAGAATTTTGAAGATAAGTTTGTTGTGTTTCCGAGCATACAACGCCAACGAGGTGCACCTCAGAGTGGTGCTACAACAACCTCAACGACTCGTCGTCCTGTGACTTCTGCGAGGCCGAAACAATATGAATCGCCTCCACGCAAGAAAGACTCTCGTCCCTCGACCACAAAAGATACCCCTGTTGAGCACATAGCCATCATCCCACAAGTTCTTTTACTTAATGATCAAACGTCGCAGGATGACGATCCGAATAGTTCGGAACCAGGTGAACGTGATAAGCCATACACCATTCCACAAAACCGTCGGAATCGTCCCTCAGATGGCTCGACACCGCTAGGATCAGGACGGGACCCGCCACGACGCACCTCAAATCAGCAACGCTCCGGAACTGGCGGTGGTAAACGTAAGAAAAATCGCCGTAAGCAAAATTGCAAGAACCCGAACAAGGAGCGATGCAGGAAACAACGTAGAAGACCCCAGGGCCAAAGGCAGATGTCTGCGCTGAATAGCACGTTAAATACGTTCCCTACCCAGGGCGATTGGACACGCCAGAACCGGAACGAATTCAAATTACTGCGATCCATAAGAAGCCATAAGCGTCGCAACTCGGGCAGCGGCGTAAAATCCAGCTCTGATTTAACAACGTATGAGTTGAGTAGCGGAACTAATGTTAAAAACGCAACCGCTCCAGTATGGAATGTCAACGGCGGCAATAACAGTTCCTCATTCACCAGCCAAGAAAAAATTGACATTAACCCTAATTTATGTTACGATGTAGATGGGTTGACGTACGGCCAACGGAGGCTGTGCGTTCTTCACACCAACATTATGCCGGCCATTAGTCGCGGTGCGAGAGCAGCCATTCAGGTAAGCCAAGCATATAAAATACACACTCTCTCTTCATATCTTTTGTGCAGGAACCCAAGGGGGACATGTCATGAGGTAATAATCACAATAAGTTAATAACAGATTTCGATAAGAGCCTCTTAGGTGGTCTGCTGCCAGATAGAGGGTTCGGAATTGAGATATAGTTTTCCACCATTCAGGTCCGACACTATCATTAACTTATCTTCAGAGAGTGGTACTAATGTACGTCTTATGGAGAGTGCCTTCagcatattcaaaaaaaaatctttcaagTTTTTCTAACACATATTTCTTTACCAAATTTAAGTTCCACGAATTCTAGTTTAAGCTATTGAGTCATGAAATGAGACATTCTTTCTGCAAATTTCCAGGAATGCCAGcaccaactgaaaaatcgtcgCTGGAATTGCAGTACGACTAATGATAACACCGTCTTCGGCCCGATGACTAGCATAGGTAAGTTTATCAACAGCAATATCATTCGAGCCAGTCCTTATGGTAATAAATCAATAGACAGAAGTAGGGTGGAATTTCTGAACTTGAGGCCAAAGGATGAACAGGTTTTGCGTAagaaacaatgaaaataaaaacatccTACAAGGGTTTAATTATGGAGCAACATGGGATTAGAGACGAGTATGTGGCGACGTCAGAGTTCTTGAAGGAGAAGCGTTAAGTGTAGTAATTTACGCATATGTGTCTATATGTTGTCAGGGAGTTCATTATTTCAGTACCATTGAACTgggaagcattttttttttgaaattactgAATGCTAATATGATAATGCTAGAATTGCATATGCTCGTGTGATTTAGTTTTAGTAGTTAATCTAATAATGGCTCATTAAATCTACAGATAATAAGATAAAGGGAATATAAAAAATCTACTCGCTTCTGGAAGGAACGTGTTACTCTCAGGACATAGATTCACATCAGATAGAAATGTGATTTTGACCATTATTTCATCAGTGTCAAATAATGATGTCGCATATCGAGAAATCTATTCAGTGGTCTCCATAGCGATGTAAGTTATGACTGATATCACGACCGTTTGGTAGTAGGTAAAGTCAATAGGCTGCGGTAGGTTggttacctaatccgtatgggtgaagatgatccagcccgaaaagaaataaaaggaaaagatgGGAAACTCTTTCGCAGATGAAGCGatagcataggccaggacgctgcTGCTGGGGACACCGGCGCAAAAACTGCATGTTTGCAGTCCTAGTCAGGACACTATACCTAAGTCGCGCCCAATGAAATGTAGACAAGTTGAAAAAGTTAAATTACATCATTTTATGACCGAAATTTAAGGAGCCAGGCAAGAAACGGAAACGCGAATTATTGCGCTTAAAATTTTTTACCTGAAAATTTGCAGACTTAGATAGTTAACAAAATTAggtaaaattaaacaaaattatGAAAGATTTCCACATGT is a window encoding:
- the LOC119646631 gene encoding protein Wnt-5 — encoded protein: MAVSRKLWILINLNFYACFAIGLQGIATWICLGLKSPFIEFKAEIEALSNTSILLNITKDEQFLMHEQGLRKLGTFIRPVDIRNSTTGFVKSNFTKTVPVSNRKRDGVTSNPIAEEMDQKNIELIDDGTDDELLNAMNRDMKFIVPMALKNPAQEVKKEARTEFSTNIDDLKNHILKLQNLTKANKNFEDKFVVFPSIQRQRGAPQSGATTTSTTRRPVTSARPKQYESPPRKKDSRPSTTKDTPVEHIAIIPQVLLLNDQTSQDDDPNSSEPGERDKPYTIPQNRRNRPSDGSTPLGSGRDPPRRTSNQQRSGTGGGKRKKNRRKQNCKNPNKERCRKQRRRPQGQRQMSALNSTLNTFPTQGDWTRQNRNEFKLLRSIRSHKRRNSGSGVKSSSDLTTYELSSGTNVKNATAPVWNVNGGNNSSSFTSQEKIDINPNLCYDVDGLTYGQRRLCVLHTNIMPAISRGARAAIQECQHQLKNRRWNCSTTNDNTVFGPMTSIGSPEMAFIHALAAATVTSFVARACRDGQLASCGCSRSAKPKPLHDDWIWGGCGDDLEFAYKFSQTFIDIRETERKRGARGLISLPPKSKGGSDSPENRNNSTGGDLGANKFNGSNTTSFKPEDLLELNEKITKEILNSKLHEKEMLALKEKISREILNSNIFGGGQHGTYNDEGYSGASGSFATILGRPRTPSSEKAYSLMNLHNNEAGRRAVIKKTRITCKCHGVSGSCSLITCWQQLSSIREIGDYLREKYDAATEVKLNRRGRLQVKDLRYKIPTAHDLVFMDESPDWCRSNRQLNWPGTHGRVCNKTSAGLDGCGILCCGRGYNTKNIVVRERCNCKFHWCCQVKCETCVKVLEEHTCK